Proteins encoded within one genomic window of Oryza glaberrima chromosome 12, OglaRS2, whole genome shotgun sequence:
- the LOC127757027 gene encoding LOW QUALITY PROTEIN: putative receptor protein kinase ZmPK1 (The sequence of the model RefSeq protein was modified relative to this genomic sequence to represent the inferred CDS: deleted 1 base in 1 codon) — MDAPFLTTSLAVLAILFLLALPWSAATHDILPLKSSLFVEEYETNILQSSDGTFSCGFYNITKAYNITSAFTFSIWYSNSADKAIVWSANRGRPVHSRRSEITLRKDGNIVLTDYDGTVVWQTDGKFPNVRYVQLLNTGNLVLKNSSGNIVWQSFDSPTDTLLPTQRILATTKLVSTTGLQVPGHYSFRFSDQSILSLIYDDTNVSGVYWPDPDYQYYENNRNLYNSTRIGSLDDYGEFFSSDLAKHQARIASDRSLGIKRRLTLDYDGNLRLYSLNNSDGTWTISWIAQPQTCMTHGLCGPYGICHYSPTPRCSCPPGYKMRNPGNWTQGCKPIVEIACDGKQNVTFLQLRNTDFWGSDQQRIEKVPWEVCWNTCISDCTCKGFQYQEGNGTCYPKSFLFNGRTFPTPFVRTMYIKLPSSLDVSKKPIPQSSIHDYTPSGLDCDRVNTITTEAVRNMNKIGGEEPKWFYFYGFIGVFFIVEVFFFAFAWFLVLRKEMRSSEVWAAEEGYRVMTSHFRMYSYRELVKATERFKHELGWGGSGVVYKGILDDDRAVVIKKLENVTRNREEFQDELHVISRINHMNLVRIYGFCSERFHRLLVLEYVENGSLANVLFNSKILLDWKQRFNIALGVAKGLAYLHHECLEWVIHCNLKPENILLDENLEPKIADFGLAKLLSRSGSKQNVSRARGTIGYIAPEWISGLPITAKVDVYSYGVVLLELVSGKRVFDLIIGEDKTKVHEMLKKFIKMICYRLDNEKSLWLAEFVDFRVGDEFNYLQAKTLVKLAVSCLEEDRKKRPTMESIVESLLSVDLARS; from the exons ATGGATGCTCCATTTCTTACTACTTCCCTTGCTGTTCTGGCCATCCTCTTTTTGCTTGCTCTACCATGGAGTGCTGCAACTCATGATATTCTACCACTGAAATCCTCTCTATTTGTTGAAGAGTATGAAACCAACATCCTGCAGTCATCTGATGGCACATTCTCATGTGGCTTCTACAACATCACTAAAGCCTACAACATCACTAGCGCCTTCACCTTCTCAATTTGGTACTCCAATTCAGCTGACAAGGCCATCGTATGGAGCGCAAACCGTGGCCGTCCCGTGCACTCAAGGAGATCGGAGATCACTCTGCGCAAGGATGGAAACATAGTCCTCACTGACTATGACGGCACAGTCGTGTGGCAAACTGACGGTAAATTCCCTAATGTTCGGTATGTTCAATTACTGAACACTGGTAACCTTGTCTTGAAGAATTCCAGTGGAAACATTGTTTGGCAAAGTTTCGATTCACCGACAGACACTTTGCTTCCTACTCAACGCATTCTCGCTACAACAAAGTTA GTCTCTACCACTGGGTTACAGGTTCCTGGTCACTATTCCTTCCGTTTCAGCGATCAGTCGATATTGTCACTTATATATGATGACACTAATGTTTCCGGCGTATACTGGCCAGATCCTGATTACCAATACTATGAGAATAATAGGAACCTTTATAACAGTACAAGGATAGGTAGTCTTGATGATTATGGAGAATTTTTTTCGAGTGATCTTGCTAAGCATCAAGCCCGTATTGCCTCTGATAGAAGTTTGGGGATTAAAAGGAGGCTTACCTTGGATTATGATGGTAATCTTAGACTCTATAGCTTGAATAACTCAGATGGAACATGGACAATTTCATGGATTGCTCAACCTCAAACATGCATGACTCATGGTTTGTGTGGTCCATATGGAATCTGCCACTATTCACCTACACCAAGATGTTCATGCCCACCTGGTTATAAGATGAGGAATCCGGGTAACTGGACACAAGGTTGCAAGCCTATTGTCGAAATTGCATGCGATGGTAAACAGAATGTAACATTTTTGCAACTTCGGAACACTGATTTTTGGGGTTCTGATCAACAACGTATTGAAAAGGTACCCTGGGAGGTGTGTTGGAACACTTGCATAAGTGATTGCACATGTAAGGGATTTCAGTACCAAGAAGGAAATGGTACATGCTATCCAAAATCTTTTCTCTTTAATGGAAGGACTTTCCCGACACCTTTTGTGCGAACGATGTATATCAAACTTCCTTCAAGTTTGGATGTTTCTAAAAAACCCATTCCACAGTCTAGTATACATGATTATACACCAAGTGGACTTGACTGTGATCGTGTAAACACAATAACCACAGAGGCAGTTCGTAACATGAATAAGATTGGTGGGGAGGAACCAAAATGGTTCTACTTCTATGGGTTTATCGGTGTGTTTTTCATTGTTGAGGTTTTCTTCTTCGCATTTGCATGGTTCCTTGTCTTGAGGAAGGAGATGCGGTCATCTGAAGTATGGGCAGCCGAGGAAGGCTACAGGGTGATGACTAGTCATTTTCGAATGTATAGTTATAGAGAGCTGGTTAAGGCAACTGAAAGGTTTAAACATGAGCTTGGATGGGGAGGTTCAGGAGTCGTCTATAAGGGAATATTGGATGACGATCGAGCAGTGGTcataaaaaagttggaaaatGTCACGCGAAATAGGGAGGAGTTTCAGGATGAGTTGCATGTTATTTCAAGAATCAACCATATGAACCTAGTAAGAATTTATGGTTTTTGCTCAGAAAGATTCCATAGGTTGCTGGTCTTAGAGTATGTTGAGAATGGATCATTGGCTAATGTACTGTTCAACAGTAAAATCTTGTTAGATTGGAAGCAAAGGTTTAATATTGCTTTAGGCGTTGCAAAGGGACTGGCTTATCTTCACCATGAGTGCCTAGAGTGGGTCATTCACTGCAACCTAAAGCCAGAGAACATTTTGCTGGATGAGAACTTAGAACCTAAGATCGCTGACTTTGGGTTGGCAAAGCTGCTTAGTAGATCTGGCTCTAAGCAGAATGTTTCACGAGCACGAGGGACCATAGGTTACATTGCTCCAGAATGGATATCTGGTTTACCAATAACAGCAAAGGTTGATGTATATAGTTATGGAGTCGTTCTTCTTGAGCTAGTGTCAGGAAAACGAGTCTTTGATCTGATCATAGGAGAGGATAAGACGAAGGTGCATGAGATGCTCAAGAAGTTTATTAAGATGATTTGTTATAGATTGGACAATGAGAAATCATTGTGGTTAGCAGAGTTCGTAGATTTCAGAGTGGGTGATGAATTCAACTacttgcaagcaaaaactttgGTAAAGTTGGCTGTGTCCTGCTTGGAAGAAGATAGGAAGAAAAGGCCAACAATGGAATCAATAGTCGAGAGCCTCCTTTCAGTTGATTTAGCTAGAagttaa
- the LOC127756936 gene encoding putative receptor protein kinase ZmPK1, which translates to MSKNCSRATATVPLLVVVVIFLSPSRPFPCEARRDSLPRGASIAVEDHATDVLLSPDGTFAAGLYGVSPTVFTFSVWFARAAGRTVVWSANRGRPVHGARSRLALDGRRGALVLTDYDGEVVWNSTVPNATAARARLHDSGNLAIEDSSGNILWQSFDHPTDTLLPTQRIVAAGEAMVSAGKLLAAGFYSFRFGDYAMLSLVYDNHKMPSSIYWPNPYYSYWQNNRNIYYNFTREAFFDASGHFLSSDNATFDAADLGEDAGVRRRLTLDTDGNLRLYSLDETAGTWSVSWMAFVNPCVIHGVCGANAVCLYSPAPVCVCVPGYARADPSDWTRGCQPTFNYTNGGGRPPAMKLVALPHTDFWGFDINSSAHLSLHECTARCMSEPSCVVFEYKQGTGECYTKGLMFNGRTHPAHLGTAYLKVPADLDMPELHVHQWQTNGLAIEEDIAGCSGSSSSEFLLDVSDMSSSSSNNQGKSIWFYFYGFLSAIFVIEVFLIAMGCWIFSNKGVFRPSQVSVLEEGYRIVTSHFRAYRYSELERRTKKFNNKIGHGGSGIVYKGSLDDERVVAVKVLQDVSQSEDVFQAELSVIGRIYHMNLVRMWGFCSEGTHRILVYEYIENGSLAKVLFDRRDSSKFLGWKQRFNIALGVAKGLAYLHNECLEWIIHCDMKPENILLDEDMEPKITDFGLSKLLNRDGSGSEMSRIRGTRGYMAPEWVSSLPITEKVDVYSYGVVLLELVKGRRITEWVVDGKDGVETDVRSVVKMVVDKLDSKNESWIMDLIDDQFGGEFNHLQAQLVIKLAISCLEEDRNRRPSMKYIVQMLISAEDEAHAFT; encoded by the coding sequence ATGAGCAAAAATTgtagccgcgccaccgccaccgtgccgctgctcgtcgtcgtcgtcatcttccTCTCACCGTCGCGTCCATTCCCGTGCGAGGCGCGCCGCGACAGCCTCCCCCGGGgcgcctccatcgccgtcgagGACCACGCCACCGACGTCCTGCTCTCCCCGGACGGTACGTTCGCCGCCGGCCTCTACGGGGTCTCTCCCACCGTCTTCACCTTCTCCGTCTGGTTCGCGCGCGCCGCGGGCCGCACCGTCGTCTGGTCAGCCAACCGCGGCCGCCCCGTCCACGGCGCGCGCTCCCGCCTCGCGctcgacggccgccgcggcgcgctcgtCCTCACCGACTACGACGGCGAGGTGGTATGGAACTCAACCGTCCccaacgccaccgccgctcgcgcgcggctGCACGACTCCGGCAACCTCGCCATCGAGGACTCGAGCGGGAACATCCTATGGCAGAGCTTCGATCACCCCACCGACACCCTGCTTCCCACCCAGcgcatcgtcgccgccggcgaggcgatgGTCTCGGCAGGcaagctcctcgccgccggcttctaCAGCTTCCGCTTCGGCGACTACGCCATGCTCTCGCTGGTGTACGACAACCACAAGATGCCCAGCAGCATCTACTGGCCCAACCCGTACTACAGCTACTGGCAGAACAACCGCAACATCTACTACAACTTCACCCGGGAAGCTTTCTTCGACGCCTCCGGCCATTTCTTGTCCAGCGACAATGCGACCTTCGACGCCGCCGATCtcggcgaggacgccggcgtAAGGAGGAGGCTGACGCTGGACACGGACGGCAACCTCAGGCTGTACAGCCTGGATGAGACGGCCGGGACATGGTCGGTGTCGTGGATGGCGTTCGTCAACCCGTGCGTCATCCACGGCGTGTGCGGCGCCAACGCCGTGTGCCTCtactcgccggcgccggtgtgCGTCTGCGTGCCGGGGTACGCGCGCGCCGACCCGAGCGACTGGACAAGAGGCTGCCAGCCGACGTTCAACTAcaccaacggcggcggccggccgccggcgatgaaGCTGGTGGCGCTGCCGCACACCGACTTCTGGGGCTTCGACATCAACAGCAGCGCGCACCTGTCGCTGCACGAGTGCACGGCGCGGTGCATGAGCGAGCCGTCGTGCGTGGTGTTCGAGTACAAGCAGGGCACAGGAGAGTGCTACACCAAGGGCCTCATGTTCAATGGCAGAACACACCCTGCCCATCTTGGCACGGCCTATCTCAAGGTCCCAGCTGATCTCGACATGCCAGAGTTGCACGTCCACCAATGGCAGACGAATGGCCTTGCCATTGAGGAAGACATTGCTGGATGTAGTGGCTCAAGCTCATCAGAGTTCTTGCTCGATGTTTCCGATATGTCGTCGAGCTCGAGCAATAATCAGGGCAAGTCAATATGGTTCTACTTCTATGGATTCCTGTCTGCAATTTTTGTCATTGAGGTGTTTCTGATCGCGATGGGTTGCTGGATCTTTTCCAACAAGGGAGTTTTCAGACCAAGCCAGGTTTCGGTACTAGAAGAAGGGTACAGGATTGTTACTAGCCATTTTCGCGCATATAGGTACTCGGAGTTGGAGAGGAGAACTAAAAAGTTCAACAACAAGATCGGTCATGGTGGATCAGGTATAGTATACAAGGGGAGTTTAGACGATGAGAGGGTAGTGGCCGTCAAGGTGCTACAAGATGTGAGCCAGAGTGAGGATGTTTTCCAAGCCGAGTTGAGTGTGATTGGTAGGATTTATCATATGAATCTTGTGAGAATGTGGGGATTTTGCTCGGAAGGAACACATAGGATTTTAGTCTATGAGTACATTGAGAATGGATCATTGGCCAAAGTACTATTTGATAGGAGAGATTCCAGCAAGTTTCTTGGATGGAAGCAAAGGTTCAACATTGCTCTAGGTGTGGCCAAGGGGTTGGCATATCTTCACAATGAATGCCTAGAGTGGATCATCCATTGTGACATGAAGCCCGAGAACATATTGTTGGATGAAGATATGGAGCCTAAAATCACTGACTTTGGCTTGTCCAAGTTGTTGAACAGAGATGGGTCTGGTTCTGAAATGTCACGGATTCGGGGGACGAGAGGATATATGGCTCCCGAGTGGGTTTCTAGCCTTCCCATCACCGAGAAGGTTGATGTGTATAGTTATGGAGTTGTTCTTCTTGAGCTGGTGAAAGGGAGGAGGATTACAGAATGGGTAGTGGATGGGAAAGATGGAGTAGAAACTGATGTGAGAAGCGTGGTTAAGATGGTTGTTGACAAACTGGACAGCAAGAATGAATCATGGATTATGGACTTaattgatgatcaatttggtGGTGAATTTAATCATTTGCAGGCTCAGCTAGTCATAAAATTGGCCATTTCATGCCTGGAAGAAGATAGAAACAGGAGGCCAAGCATGAAGTACATAGTGCAAATGCTCATTTCTGCTGAAGATGAAGCTCATGCCTTTACCTAA